In the genome of Aspergillus luchuensis IFO 4308 DNA, chromosome 2, nearly complete sequence, one region contains:
- a CDS encoding uncharacterized protein (COG:S;~EggNog:ENOG410PZ4H;~antiSMASH:Cluster_2.5), with protein MNDDHQTSAQPNTLKRALSQSTTSSTSSTTTNSHATKARHHKASRLSSVKQFLRSRSHSPTAASIPSNRSSPSSSFDIPRSIPANSTPRRSASPVSTMSPSRVSTDDSATNKRVHSTHIRRSGHDYRRYSGTVNHYGRHSNDWLFGGFSLRDTVRDGVDRLRHHHAKD; from the coding sequence ATGAACGACGACCACCAGACTTCCGCTCAACCAAACACACTCAAGCGGGCTCTTTCTCAATCCactacttcctccacatcatcaaccaccaccaactcccACGCTACGAAGGCTAGACATCACAAAGCAAGCCGTCTGTCCAGCGTGAAACAATTCCTCCGGTCGCGCTCCCACTCTCCAACCGCGGCTTCTATCCCTTCGAAtcgctcctctccctcatctaGCTTCGACATTCCTCGAAGCATTCCTGCAAACTCTACCCCTCGTCGCTCTGCAAGCCCCGTCTCCACCATGTCTCCTAGCAGAGTCTCCACCGACGACAGCGCAACCAACAAGCGTGTACATTCCACACACATCCGCAGAAGCGGCCATGACTACCGTCGTTACAGCGGCACAGTGAACCACTACGGCCGTCACTCGAACGACTGGCTGTTTGGAGGCTTCAGTCTTCGGGATACCGTACGAGATGGAGTGGATCGTTTGAGACACCATCATGCCAAGGATTGA
- a CDS encoding uncharacterized protein (COG:Q;~EggNog:ENOG410PM8C;~InterPro:IPR036396;~antiSMASH:Cluster_2.5;~go_function: GO:0005506 - iron ion binding [Evidence IEA];~go_function: GO:0016705 - oxidoreductase activity, acting on paired donors, with incorporation or reduction of molecular oxygen [Evidence IEA];~go_function: GO:0020037 - heme binding [Evidence IEA];~go_process: GO:0055114 - oxidation-reduction process [Evidence IEA]) → MLSTSNIIKLKPNPPSTYPGNLLPIMYEEMEYALDQELGNSHEWRPLPPLPTLLRIIALVSGRINIGLPLSRSPTWLTLYTKYPLTMMSSISSLMKYPAVLRSLAQHFIPSLRELDSIRSEITTLLTPEYEAILSEKSDRNTMIRWIWDNSEEHERTITYQSHVQAMMSIGTVLANAAAAAQCLVDLAEHGEEMVPLLRGEFERVVGGGDGISKQALSSLSMMDSFVKESQRVRPPGAGEYCFQYITFLSLPSDNVGMNDSHLRTQSPGTFHSPRRYATQGR, encoded by the exons ATGCTCTCTACCAGCAACATCATAAAACTAAAACCTAACCCTCCCTCTACCTACCCAGGCAACCTCCTCCCAATAATGTACGAAGAAATGGAATACGCATTGGACCAAGAACTGGGCAACTCACACG AATGGCGCCCCctaccccccctccccaccctcctccgcaTCATCGCCCTCGTCTCCGGCCGCATCAACATCGGCCTCCCCCTCAGCCGCTCCCCCACCTGGCTAACCCTATACACCAAATACCCCTTAACAATGAtgtcctcaatctcctctctGATGAAATACCCAGCTGTGCTCCGCTCCCTAGCACAGCACTTCATCCCCTCGCTCCGCGAACTCGACTCCATCCGGAGCGaaatcaccaccctccttACGCCAGAATACGAAGCTATTCTCTCAGAGAAATCAGACAGAAATACCATGATTCGCTGGATATGGGATAACTCCGAGGAGCACGAGCGGACAATAACCTACCAGAGCCACGTGCAGGCGATGATGTCCATTGGGACGGTGTTGGCGAATGCGGCGGCCGCGGCGCAGTGtctggtggatttggcggagcatggggaggagatggtgccGTTGCTGAGGGGGGAGTTTGAGcgagtggtgggtggtggtgatgggataAGTAAACAGGCGTTGAGCTCGTTGAGTATGATGGATAGCTTTGTGAAGGAGTCGCAGAGGGTTAGGCCGCCGGGGGCGGGTGAGTATTGCTTCCAATATATTACATTTCTGAGTTTACCATCTGACAATGTTGGTATGAATGATAGTCACCTTCGAACGCAAAGTCCTGGAACCTTTCACTCTCCCAGACGGTACGCAACTCAAGGCAGGTGA